From the Methanobacterium sp. BAmetb5 genome, the window TAGTATAAATGGAATAGAAGCAGTACCACAACCCCTAATGCAATTATAATAAGGTAATACAGGATAACTTTTAATCCTAAGGTTTTTATGGTCATGGACGGGTCATTAGGTTCCATGTAATGTTTGAAGAGCAGATATAAAAATAACATTACCACGAATCCGGACATGAGCATGGAATAATCCGGAGAGATATATAAAAAGGCAATATTACATAGAACAAATAAAATAAGTCCAGTTATAATAATTCTGAGGTCAAAACGAGATTTAGGGTCAAAACTCAGCGGATTACTTTTTCTGGATTTACCTGGTTTTAAAGGATTTTTACATTTATAGCATAATTCCGCTTTTTTGCTGTTTTTCGTTTTACATCTTGGACAGATAACTGTAGATACCATGGACACCCGCTCTACTATTTTAAATTTACTATTATCAAGTTATTTATATTAATTGAACCTGATAACCCTTGATTTAATGGAGTTCACGAGGTAATATTCTACCTCGCCCCTTACCATTTCAATGTTATTGCCTATAGAATGTGGATTTATAAACCTTCTGAAATAGATTTTGGAAATGCAACTTGCTACAATATCTAAATATAAATATTTCGAATTCTTCCCTTTCAACAAGGTTTATAAGACTTTGAGTTTAAGGATTTTTTATATATCATGAACATTCATGTAGGATCTGAGATTAATATTATTAAAACATTGATTTAAAGCTTTTCCCCGAGTAAATTCACAAATCCTAGCTGAAAAATCATGATAGATATGGGGGAAAGTTGGTGGTAGACTCTATAACCGATGAAATCCCACCCCCATGTTTTTAATATTCAGATTAGGTGATAGAATGATGCTTGATGAGGTATTAAAAGCTAATAAAGAGTTCGTTGAAGATTTTGAACCTAAAAAAATGAGTCACATGCCCCAGAAGAAACTGGCCATAGTGACTTGTATGGATACCCGGCTCACCTGTTTTTTAGAACCAGCCATTGGAATTGGACGAGGAGACGCCAAAATAATCAAAAATGCAGGTAATGCTGCTGTAGACCGAGATGTGATTCGATCGGTGGCCGCAGCAATTCACGCCCTGGGTGTGGAAGAGGTCATGGTAATCGGACACTACGATTGTGGGATGGCCAATGTTGACCCGGAAAAACTGGAAGCTAACATGAAGGCCCGGGGTGTGGATGAAAAAGCACTTTCTGATGTTGATCTCAAAGATTGGATAGGGGCAATTGATGGTGAAGAAGAGAATGTAAGGGAAGTAGTGGAAAAATTGAAAGAATCACCATTTATTCCTGAAGATGTGCCTATTCATGGCCTTATAATTGATCTTTACGATGGTAAATTGAAAGTGTTGGTTGAAGGTTAACCTGAATCCACCCACAGTTAATTCATCCTGTTTTTTTTATTTTATTTTAATGAAAAAATTAAAGGATAAATGAGTTAATATCTTTTTTTAGAGATTTATATTGGCTATTAGTGTTTCCATATTTTTTATTTGCTTAAACTTTAAAATCCGTCAATTTTTTTCCTATATACTCCCGTTGATCTTCCCACAAAATATGTTATGTAAGTGGTAACAATTTTTGATATAAAAGTTAAGATTATTATTAAATATGCCAGGGATCACACAAAAAATCAAGACGAAAAAGATAATTAAGAGAAACAAACCATGTTAATTTAACCAGATATTTATTAACATGCGGAGGGATTTAGCAAATGAGTAAGATAGACCGGCAGGAAATTCTGGATGTTTTGGATGGGTACGATAGGGAAGACATAACTATTGCCACTTTAGGGAGTCATTCATCCCTGCATATGTTCCAGGGAGCAAAAGCAGAGGGGTTCAGGACGGCAGTAGTTTGTGAAAAAGGAAGGGAAGTCCCTTATAAAAGATTTAATGTTGCTGATGAATACATCATGGTTGACAAATTTAGTGACATAGTTACTGATGAAGTCCAGGACAAGTTAAGAGATTTAAACAGCATAGTATTCCCCCACGGATCCTTCGTGGCCTATGCTGGATTGGATAATATTGAAACTATTTTTAACGTCCCTATGTTTGGGAACAGGGACATATTACGATGGGAAGCTGAAAGAGACCTTGAAAGGAAATTAATGACTGAATCAGGCGTGAGAATTCCTAAAAAGATTACTAATCCTTCAAAAATCAATGGTACCGTCATGGTTAAATTCCCCGGGGCAAGGGGAGGAAGAGGATACTTCGTTGCCAACTCAACTGAAGAATTTGACCAGAAGATTGAGGCAATGTTGGAGAGAAAATGGATTGAAGAAAAGGATATAAAAAATGCACACATGGAAGAATACGTATTAGGGTGTAATTACTGTATCCACTACTTCTTCTCAGGATTAAAGGATGAAGTGGAGCTCTTAGGAATTGACAGTAGATATGAATCCACCATTGATGGTTTAGTAAGAGTACCTGCGAGAGACCAGCTAGACATCGGAGCAAATGCTTCATATGTTGTAACCGGTAATCACCCTGTAGTTTTAAGAGAATCACTACTCCCACAAGCATTTGACATAGGAGACAAAATTACAGAGGGCGCTAAAGAACTTGTACCCCCAGGATTTAATGGTCCGTTCTGTATGCAAACCCTGGTTAACGATGACTTGGAAATAGTAGTGTTTGAGATGAGTGCCCGTTCCGACGGTGGAACCAACACATTTATGAATGGATCTGCCTACAGCTATCTCTATTATGGAGAACCATTAAGTATGGGTCGCAGGATGGCCTTAGAAATCAAAAAGGGTATTGCTGATAACCGATTGGAAGAGATCATAACTTAGATATATTCTTTATCCCTTCCTTTATTTTTTTAACATAATTTTAACCTCCCATAATAGTAACACAAAGAAATATCAAGTACCTTAAACAATATATTAAATTATAATAGGATTTCCATCCCCCAATTGGATTCGGTTTATATACCATGATGTTGCATAGTAATATTCCAATAGTGGTGGGTATTATTAACCATGGCAATAATAATAACCAATCAGAAGGTGTTTTATGCTCACAACCGTCCAAAAAGAAATATTGCAGGTTTTAATTGATTTATACAGTAAATCAAATTATATGCCCATTAAAGGAGAAAATATAGCTGCTATTATGAAAAGGAACCCGGGAACAATAAGAAACCAGATGCAATCCTTAAGAAGTATGGGAATTGTTAAAGGAGTTCCAGGCCCCCGAGGAGGATATAAACCAACCATAGATGCTTATCATGCACTGAACCTAAGTGCTGCTGATGAAGAGGAAAATGTACCCCTGTTTAAAAAGGATAAACTGGTGGAAAACATAACTGTAGCCAAAATAGAATTTACCAGCCTTCCCCAGCCCGGATTTTGCGAGGCAACTGTTAAGGTCATGGGCGATATTAAACAGCTTGATCTCGGAGATAAAATCAGAGTAGGACCAAGTCCCGTAAACAAGCTAGTGGTGAATGGTATCATTGTGGGAAGAGATGATATGGATGGTATACTGTTGGTGGATGTTAGTGACATACGGAGCATTCCCCATAAATCCGTACTGGAAATTGCCAGCCAGGACCTCATAACACTGGAACCGGATATGAATATAAAAGAAGCAGCATGGATTCTATCCAATAATGGGATAGATGGTGCCCCGGTACTTGAAAATGATGAGGTTATTGGGATATTAACCCTTATTGACATTACCAAAGCCATTGCCAACGAAGAAAAGGATCTTAAGATCACTAACCTGATGTCCAAATACATAATAACCGTTAAACAAGACGTGATGATAGCTGAAGCCATTCAGATCATGAATAAAAATAAAATTGGACGTCTCATTGTTACCGATGAAAATGACAAACCCGTGGGCATCCTAACCAAAACTGACATTTTAAATCAGATAGCGGGTTTGAAGTATTTAACTTCTTAATTTTTCTACAATATTAACCCTTTTTTTGATTTTTAGAACCCAATCCATAGAAACTTAATCAGTTTTTTGCAAAAATTTTTTGTGAAATACCCTGTATTTACTGAATATGATTCTATCATGTCTATTTCTAAAGAATTAACCATTTTATAAATTAGAATCGTGAAGGGGTGGGAAAAACCAGGTTTTCACTCGGGATAAATTTAAATTAAAGAAATGGCAAACGAGGAGGAATAGAAGGAAAAATAGAAAAAATAGAAAAAATTAGGGATTAAAACCTTTTTCTATCCCTTAATTCCTGCATTTTACCCGCATTCCAGCCCCCACTAGCGGATTTGGAGCGGCCCACTTGTTGTACGTATCCAGTTATACGGTCGTACCATTCTACTTCTTTTTTCTCTCCGCAGGAGGCACAGCTATCTTGCAATCCTTTCATGAGGGTTTTACATTTCACGCAGAAACTGAGGGCACTGCTGTAAGCCCAGAAACCAATATCAGATTTACGGGCTATTTTATCCGTGAGACTCATGAGTGCTTCCGGATCACTGTGTGACTCTCCCATGAAGGCGTGGAATATGTGTCCACCCAGGGTGCGGCTGTGGAACTGTTCCTCAATGCGTATCTTCTCAGCCAGGTTCAGGCTGGTGTCCACTGGTACGTGGGAGGAGTTGGTGTAGTAATAAGCACCCACATCTCCCTGGGTTACGGCTTCCTTACCGAATTTCTCCTGATCCAGCATAGCAAATCTGTAGGCTGTGGACTCGGCAGGGGTTTGAATGATGGTCCACCTAAGACCGGTATCCTTTTTAAGCTCCTGTGCCCTTCCGTTCATATAATCAATAACTTTAAGCCCTAGTTTAAGTGAATCTGGGTCTTCGATTCCTGATCCGCAGAATGATTTTAGCATCTCGTTTAGTCCCACGAATCCGAAGCTCATGGTGGAGTTTTCCACCCGGTAGTATCGTTCTCCATTGAGGTCCTGACTTAAGAAGGGTAAAAGGTTGTAATCATCCAGACAGGACACTGCCTGCTCCCGGCGTAACATCAGAATTTCCTCCGATAATCGGAGGTAGGAGTCCAGATACTCGAAGATTTCTTCCTCATCCCTGGACTGGTAAGCCATTCTGGGCAGGTTGAGTGTTACGTAGGCCAGGTTACCCGTACGGAAACAGTCCTGTTCCCAGTCCCCAGTCCAGTTATCAGAAAGGGACGTTCGGCAGCCCATGTAGTTGGACATCTGCCCCCGGTAACTGGGAAGCATGTTGGTGAAGTAGGCAGTACCATACTTGGAGGATAATTCATGTACCAGTTCCAGATCCTCTCTGAATTCGTCCTTCAGCACCTCTTTTCGGAGGGAGTATATGGTGTTAGGGAAAAGGTGGGGTTTACCATCTGAATCCCCATCCAGGAGTACTTCAGTGAATGCCCTCTGTAACATACGGGTTTCATCTTCAAAGTCGCCGTAGGTTCCCACTAGACGGCCTTTAGGCCCATAAGCTGGTTCTTCCTTTAAGAAGTCAGGTACGGTGAATTCCATGTTTATGGAGGTAAAGGGCACCTGGCTTCCCCGGGCAGCGTAGGCCATGTTCAGGTTGTAGATGAACATCTGCACGGCCTGCTTGATCTTCTCGTAGGGAAGTCCGTGAGCGAAGGGGGCCACGAAAACGTTCCATAGACTCATGGACTGACCACCACTCATGTTCTGCTGGGCGGCCAACATGATCTCTCCCGAGTGGTTCATCAGGGTTTCAATATGGTTTGGTGGTCCAGCCACTGAAGTGTGGTCTCCGGTACCATCCACTTTAAGCCCGTTTCTTATGAAGAATCGTAAGTCGTGCTGCAGGCAGTTTATAGGCCTTCCTGCAAAGAATTCCAAATCATGTATGTGTATATCCCCACCTAAATGGGCATCAGCCAGTTCATTAGGGAGCATATGAAGAAGTGCGTACTGTTTAAGGGCCTCATCAGCCACGTACTTGTGGACGGTTTCCGGGTTGTGGATCATGTTAGCGTTGTCCCGGCTACCATTTTTAATGAGGTTGGTAATGTTGTAGACTGGAATACCCAGCCGGGTGTACTTTCGTCGGAGAGTTTCCAGGCCATTTTCAACCAGCTTGGTGTTTACCATCTCCCTGAGCATGGGAGCAGTGAGGTATTCTACATCCAGCTTCTTAACTTCTTTCCAAACTTCAGTGGAGATTTTATCCGCCAGTTCCGGGCTGGCACCTGTTTCTACAATCAGTGTTTTCTCGATTTTAGATTTGTCGAAAGATTCTATGGTGTCCCGTGCGGTTCGAACACGTAACTGATTACTTCTAAGATACTTGTCAGCCATTTCTGGATCTACCCTCTTCAGGGAATCATAAACCCACATCTTAATTTCTTTGGTAGTAACCCCATCATAGGCCGCGCCTGCAGCCTGAGATGCGATTTTTTCAGCCGCCCAAAGGGGGGCTCCCGCCATGAAACAGGATTTTAAAATTTTTTCATGACTGAACTTCTCAAATATCCCATTATTCTTCACAACACATGTTTCCGCCTTGGTTGGTATAGCAGCAATAATACGGGCATCCTTCATCCTTTATCCTCCGACTCAACTTTTAAAATAAACAATAATTATGTATTAATTAAATTCATGAAATTCCCCTATAAACCCCCTAGAGGCGTTTTTAATCTACATTATTTTATTTTACTTGTATCTTATATAACTTTCCGATTCCAAACAGTTCTATCCATGAATACTCTTATATTGCAAACTGTTTCCATGATAACCTCACTCCCCTCCATTATAACCCGCCTTGAAGTGAACAGAAATACAATGAAACTCCATTGATAGTGTACAATAACACCATTGTACACTAATCTTGAAGTACCCCTAACCTTGTAGAATCCCTTCTACAAAAACACATCCAGTGAGCTTTGCTTGGATCGGTCACTTTCAAAGAGGGAATGGATCCCTGACTCCAGGAGTTCGATCCTTTGAACAAGATAAGGATCTATAGGGTAACGATTTGCAAGTTCCTTGGATATATCCAGGTATTTCATTACTGAACCTTTGGATATACTCAGTATAAGGTTCCCACCACAGCTGCATTCCCCAGAGAGCGGTATACGGCGGTATTTCTTGTTACATTTCGTGCAACGTACCTTCTGCCGGGCAAAAGCCCTTATGTTTCCCGCCATATCCGGGAGAAAATGGGAATTCAAAACTCCTTCCACCACTCCCTTCTGATCAACAGCACGAATCCTCTCTGCTAACTTGATCTGTTCATCTACCTTCTCTTTCATGGTAGGTAATGTTTTATAGAGACATATCTTTGGCCCCTGATGGATGCTGGATGTCTCGTGGGAGTAAATCAATCCACGGTACTGTTCATCCTTACCCAGTCTTTTCTTCACATTGTCCACAAGATCCACCACATCCGCAGGTTTAACATTCTCCAGAGTTTTCTGATATAACTCTAGGGGAAGTGTTTCCATGGTATCCAGGTTATGGGATTCATCATCGATCTCTTCTGGATCTATACGGGATGAAAGAACCAGTGGAGCATCCATCCGGCCTCCACGGCTGCTGGGAAGGTAGACCTTGGAGAAATTAAGTAGAGCATCCATTAAGAGCATTACTGAATCTTCATCACTGTCACAATTTCGACGCTTAGCCGAGTGGAAGTAGGGATGGGCATAGCAGGCTGCAGCTTTGGTAAAACCTATAATCCTCCCCAGAACACCGGCAGATGTGTGTGGTGCCAGACCAACTGCCAGGTGCCCCACCAGATCCTCTTTGGTTTTAACCTGGTAGAATGGTTCCATTTCATAGAAATTTTTCAGCAGATCATCAATGAAGTGTGAAACACGCACCAGATACTCGGCACAGGCCTCGGATATTACCAGATCCTGTATACGGAGCTCAACTACCTGGTCAGGATTTTTAAGCTCATCCCCGTGGATATCATGAGTGTATCCGATTTCACGAAGTTTCTGGGGACTTACACCTATCTCTCGAGGTATGAAATGAGTTAAAGGCAAATCTGTAGAGTCATGACGTATGGTGGCATCTTTAAATGTATATACTCCATTTTTTGCACGCAGTATTCCTTTTTCCAGGGGTTCTGGAAATTTTTCTTCGGATATCATTCCCTGCACCCCTTTGATTTCATCCAGTTTGCGTACTCCTGAATTTTTATAGGCCTTTCGGAGGAGGTTGGCCAAATTTATTCTCTTTTTCCCGGAACTAGATGGAACTGTACGTGCCCCGCAGACCGGGCAGATGGCCTGCATGGACCCCACACCACACTCCGGATTAGTGCACTTGCACCGGGCAATGTCCACGGTTATGTTACCCTTTTTGGCTGCATCGATAATATTCCTCCGGCTACCCCCATTGGTCCCTATGGGAAACAGGGCATGGGGTGCGGGTTTCATCATTCTTTCCTTGGTTTTTTCCGGCCTTCCTACTCTCCCACCCAGATAAGTGGGTGCTTTAGCCATTATCTCCACTGGTGAAACCTGATTTACAGCCTCCATGGTGGAAATATTATCCTCTGTGTTCAGGGGCCGTGATAATGTGTTGAGAAGAGTATAAGCCTCATCCGGAGCCAGGACAACTTTACCCTCCTGCACACGGTGAGGAACTCCCAGAGACTCCAGTATTCTCTTTTCAGGCCCTGGATCCCGTATCAGACTATCTTCCATATTATGATCATCAATATCCTGGTTTAACCAGGATTGTAAGGCATTAAGGTCCTTTCTGGTTACATCATGATAGAAGTAGGTGTAATCCGGATGGAGGGGGATCTGGTACTTTTTAGATAACTCAAAGGCCAGGGGAGCACTGATTCCTTCCTGAAGATAGCGGTCCAGTTCTGGTCTCTGTCCTTCATCATAACTGTCTGAGTTTTCCAAAAGCTGTATCCACCATTCCTGACACCAGCCAGCGGGTAACAGAGGGTGGTTGTTCCGTAGGAACTCCCCAAACGCCACTAACATGTCACCGAGATAGATTATTTCCACCACCTGCGACCTGATTTTACGGGCTTCCTCCACTGAATCTACATTTACCACGTCACCGTTTCTGAGTTTTACCAATGGCCCGTCAATAGTGTCACAGGGAACCACACAGTTCCCCTTACCTGGCCTTTCAATCTTCATCTGGGTGCCCACTGCCAGAAATTCCACTATTTCCATGGTGGCCGGGTGCACCCCCATGGCTGCCAGTCCAGTGTTGCGTGACCGGCCATATCGTAAACGGAAGCCCCCTCTGGTTTGAGGGTAGGCTAAAACAGGCCGACCGCCGATTATATCCCTCATATATTTGTCATCTATTTTAGTTTCCTCTTTCTTGGATTCTTCATCGGCTTCTTCTGTCTTTTCCACTTTTTTAGTTTTGGAGAACTCATCCAGCCAGTCCCATCCTTCCATATTCAACATTTTGGCGTACTTCAGGACTTTAGGGGCTTTCTGGATAACCCCCTCCACCATGGCCAGAAGGGCACCTCCTCGAAGATGGTTGGTTTCCACACGCTCCAGGTCCCGGTGGGACACTTCCACCTGGTCGGTGGGTTCACCAGTGACCTCCACGGGTATGTTCTTGGCGGCAGTGCGGACCTCATCCGGCGAAGGTGAGTACTGCAAATTGGTTACTTCTGATTCGTAAAGCTCTGCTTCTTCCACGTAACGTTCAATTTCTCCATCAGTGGGTTTGTAAGCATCTAATCCCATACTGTAGCGTATGTAATCGGTGACCAAAACTGCCAGTGCCGAGGCAGTTCCACCGGCACTCCGTATAGGTCCAGTGAAGTACACGGCCAGATACCAGGTCTGGTCAAAGTTTCTTTTTATAGATACTCGGGCTATTCCTTCCAATGGCGCCGCCACGACCCCCTCAGTGATAATAGACAGAGCAGTTCGCACTGCCTGATCAGCAGCCTCTTCCTTTATTTTGAATTGGTCTTTATTTCCAGGGTCAGCTTTCATCACCTCATCTGAGGTGACTATCTCCTTGGCCACATGGAAAGCAACCTCTTCACGGGACATGGTGTCTTCCATGTTCTTAATCTTCTCAGCCACCCCAGGTGGACCCACCAGCCCCTCGACACGTTCAGCCAGGTTTTTAGCAAGGGGTATTTCTGGTTCAAGTTCAATATCATGACCTTTTTTCCGGGCCTCTTCTGCCACCTTATAGGCCTTTGTTGTGCCTTCTTCCAATGTTTCAAAGTATCCCATATTAATTCCCTGATTTTTTATATTAATTTAAAATAATAAACCCATAAAGACATCTGGAGTTATATTTAAAGATTATAATCTGATAAAAATACGATCCAAGCCCTGCACACCCCAAACATCATTTAAACTCTACTAATGGTAATTGATCCTGTGATAATTTATACTTAATGTCAAGAACATTCCCCCCTTTACCACTATAAATATAAGGCGGTAAAAATTAAGATAGATATTATAAATATTTTGATGAATAAA encodes:
- a CDS encoding CBS domain-containing protein, encoding MLTTVQKEILQVLIDLYSKSNYMPIKGENIAAIMKRNPGTIRNQMQSLRSMGIVKGVPGPRGGYKPTIDAYHALNLSAADEEENVPLFKKDKLVENITVAKIEFTSLPQPGFCEATVKVMGDIKQLDLGDKIRVGPSPVNKLVVNGIIVGRDDMDGILLVDVSDIRSIPHKSVLEIASQDLITLEPDMNIKEAAWILSNNGIDGAPVLENDEVIGILTLIDITKAIANEEKDLKITNLMSKYIITVKQDVMIAEAIQIMNKNKIGRLIVTDENDKPVGILTKTDILNQIAGLKYLTS
- the nrdD gene encoding anaerobic ribonucleoside-triphosphate reductase, which produces MKDARIIAAIPTKAETCVVKNNGIFEKFSHEKILKSCFMAGAPLWAAEKIASQAAGAAYDGVTTKEIKMWVYDSLKRVDPEMADKYLRSNQLRVRTARDTIESFDKSKIEKTLIVETGASPELADKISTEVWKEVKKLDVEYLTAPMLREMVNTKLVENGLETLRRKYTRLGIPVYNITNLIKNGSRDNANMIHNPETVHKYVADEALKQYALLHMLPNELADAHLGGDIHIHDLEFFAGRPINCLQHDLRFFIRNGLKVDGTGDHTSVAGPPNHIETLMNHSGEIMLAAQQNMSGGQSMSLWNVFVAPFAHGLPYEKIKQAVQMFIYNLNMAYAARGSQVPFTSINMEFTVPDFLKEEPAYGPKGRLVGTYGDFEDETRMLQRAFTEVLLDGDSDGKPHLFPNTIYSLRKEVLKDEFREDLELVHELSSKYGTAYFTNMLPSYRGQMSNYMGCRTSLSDNWTGDWEQDCFRTGNLAYVTLNLPRMAYQSRDEEEIFEYLDSYLRLSEEILMLRREQAVSCLDDYNLLPFLSQDLNGERYYRVENSTMSFGFVGLNEMLKSFCGSGIEDPDSLKLGLKVIDYMNGRAQELKKDTGLRWTIIQTPAESTAYRFAMLDQEKFGKEAVTQGDVGAYYYTNSSHVPVDTSLNLAEKIRIEEQFHSRTLGGHIFHAFMGESHSDPEALMSLTDKIARKSDIGFWAYSSALSFCVKCKTLMKGLQDSCASCGEKKEVEWYDRITGYVQQVGRSKSASGGWNAGKMQELRDRKRF
- the polC gene encoding DNA polymerase II large subunit produces the protein MGYFETLEEGTTKAYKVAEEARKKGHDIELEPEIPLAKNLAERVEGLVGPPGVAEKIKNMEDTMSREEVAFHVAKEIVTSDEVMKADPGNKDQFKIKEEAADQAVRTALSIITEGVVAAPLEGIARVSIKRNFDQTWYLAVYFTGPIRSAGGTASALAVLVTDYIRYSMGLDAYKPTDGEIERYVEEAELYESEVTNLQYSPSPDEVRTAAKNIPVEVTGEPTDQVEVSHRDLERVETNHLRGGALLAMVEGVIQKAPKVLKYAKMLNMEGWDWLDEFSKTKKVEKTEEADEESKKEETKIDDKYMRDIIGGRPVLAYPQTRGGFRLRYGRSRNTGLAAMGVHPATMEIVEFLAVGTQMKIERPGKGNCVVPCDTIDGPLVKLRNGDVVNVDSVEEARKIRSQVVEIIYLGDMLVAFGEFLRNNHPLLPAGWCQEWWIQLLENSDSYDEGQRPELDRYLQEGISAPLAFELSKKYQIPLHPDYTYFYHDVTRKDLNALQSWLNQDIDDHNMEDSLIRDPGPEKRILESLGVPHRVQEGKVVLAPDEAYTLLNTLSRPLNTEDNISTMEAVNQVSPVEIMAKAPTYLGGRVGRPEKTKERMMKPAPHALFPIGTNGGSRRNIIDAAKKGNITVDIARCKCTNPECGVGSMQAICPVCGARTVPSSSGKKRINLANLLRKAYKNSGVRKLDEIKGVQGMISEEKFPEPLEKGILRAKNGVYTFKDATIRHDSTDLPLTHFIPREIGVSPQKLREIGYTHDIHGDELKNPDQVVELRIQDLVISEACAEYLVRVSHFIDDLLKNFYEMEPFYQVKTKEDLVGHLAVGLAPHTSAGVLGRIIGFTKAAACYAHPYFHSAKRRNCDSDEDSVMLLMDALLNFSKVYLPSSRGGRMDAPLVLSSRIDPEEIDDESHNLDTMETLPLELYQKTLENVKPADVVDLVDNVKKRLGKDEQYRGLIYSHETSSIHQGPKICLYKTLPTMKEKVDEQIKLAERIRAVDQKGVVEGVLNSHFLPDMAGNIRAFARQKVRCTKCNKKYRRIPLSGECSCGGNLILSISKGSVMKYLDISKELANRYPIDPYLVQRIELLESGIHSLFESDRSKQSSLDVFL
- a CDS encoding carbonic anhydrase, which translates into the protein MMLDEVLKANKEFVEDFEPKKMSHMPQKKLAIVTCMDTRLTCFLEPAIGIGRGDAKIIKNAGNAAVDRDVIRSVAAAIHALGVEEVMVIGHYDCGMANVDPEKLEANMKARGVDEKALSDVDLKDWIGAIDGEEENVREVVEKLKESPFIPEDVPIHGLIIDLYDGKLKVLVEG
- a CDS encoding formate--phosphoribosylaminoimidazolecarboxamide ligase, with the protein product MSKIDRQEILDVLDGYDREDITIATLGSHSSLHMFQGAKAEGFRTAVVCEKGREVPYKRFNVADEYIMVDKFSDIVTDEVQDKLRDLNSIVFPHGSFVAYAGLDNIETIFNVPMFGNRDILRWEAERDLERKLMTESGVRIPKKITNPSKINGTVMVKFPGARGGRGYFVANSTEEFDQKIEAMLERKWIEEKDIKNAHMEEYVLGCNYCIHYFFSGLKDEVELLGIDSRYESTIDGLVRVPARDQLDIGANASYVVTGNHPVVLRESLLPQAFDIGDKITEGAKELVPPGFNGPFCMQTLVNDDLEIVVFEMSARSDGGTNTFMNGSAYSYLYYGEPLSMGRRMALEIKKGIADNRLEEIIT